A window of the Alphaproteobacteria bacterium genome harbors these coding sequences:
- a CDS encoding isovaleryl-CoA dehydrogenase: protein MIPNAYPSLNFHLGEDVDMLRQSVADFAQDRIAPLAAEIDRSNEFPMHLWKELGELGVHGITVEEAYGGAGMSYLAHVVAMEEISRASASVGLSYGAHSNLCINQIRRNGNEEQKRKYLPKLISGEHVGALAMSEPGAGSDVVSMRLKAEKKGDRYILNGTKFWITNGPDADVLVVYAKTDPAAGSKGITTFLVEKGFKGFSVAQKLDKLGMRGSNTGELVFQDCEVPEENVLNAIGKGVNVLMSGLDYERAVLAGGPLGIMQACMDVVVPYVHERKQFGEPIGNFQLMQGKLADMYTTLNACKAYVYAVARACDLGETTRKDAAGAILYSAERATWMALEAIQTLGGNGYINDYPTGRLLRDAKLYEIGAGTSEIRRMLIGRELFNETA from the coding sequence ATGATCCCCAACGCCTATCCCAGCTTGAATTTCCATCTTGGCGAAGATGTCGACATGCTGCGCCAGTCGGTCGCCGATTTCGCCCAGGACCGCATCGCGCCCCTGGCCGCCGAGATCGACCGTTCGAACGAATTTCCCATGCATCTGTGGAAGGAACTGGGCGAGTTGGGCGTGCATGGCATTACGGTGGAAGAAGCCTATGGCGGCGCGGGAATGTCTTACCTGGCCCATGTGGTGGCGATGGAGGAAATCAGCCGCGCATCGGCCTCGGTCGGCCTGTCCTACGGCGCGCATTCCAACTTGTGCATCAACCAGATCCGACGCAACGGCAATGAAGAGCAGAAAAGGAAATATCTGCCCAAACTGATCTCGGGCGAGCATGTGGGCGCCCTGGCGATGAGCGAGCCGGGGGCGGGTTCCGACGTCGTCTCGATGCGGCTGAAGGCCGAGAAGAAGGGTGACCGCTACATCCTGAACGGCACCAAATTCTGGATCACCAATGGTCCCGACGCCGACGTGCTGGTGGTTTACGCCAAAACCGACCCCGCCGCCGGTTCGAAAGGCATCACCACCTTCCTGGTCGAAAAGGGATTCAAGGGCTTTTCCGTGGCCCAGAAGCTGGACAAGCTGGGCATGCGCGGCTCCAACACCGGCGAATTGGTGTTCCAAGATTGCGAAGTGCCCGAGGAAAACGTGTTGAACGCCATCGGCAAGGGCGTCAACGTCTTGATGAGCGGCCTGGATTACGAACGCGCCGTGCTGGCGGGTGGGCCTTTGGGCATCATGCAGGCCTGCATGGATGTGGTGGTGCCTTATGTGCATGAAAGAAAGCAGTTTGGCGAACCCATCGGCAACTTCCAGCTGATGCAGGGCAAGCTGGCCGACATGTACACCACGCTCAATGCCTGCAAGGCCTACGTCTATGCCGTTGCCCGGGCCTGCGATCTGGGCGAGACCACCAGGAAGGACGCCGCCGGGGCCATCCTCTATTCCGCCGAAAGGGCCACCTGGATGGCGCTGGAGGCCATTCAGACCCTGGGCGGCAACGGCTATATCAACGATTATCCCACCGGCAGGCTGCTTCGTGACGCCAAATTGTATGAAATCGGGGCGGGCACCAGCGAGATCAGGCGCATGCTGATCGGGCGCGAACTGTTCAACGAGACGGCTTGA
- a CDS encoding acetyl-CoA C-acyltransferase has translation MSSDPIVIVGSARTPMGGFQGDLKDVTAPHLGAAAIRAAVQRAGIKPEDVEEVIMGLCLFAGLGQAPSRQASRFAGLPDSAGCTTISKMCGSAMKATMLANDLLIAGTNKVMVAGGMESMTNAPYILEKARSGYRMGHGKIYDHMFLDGLEDAYDKGRLMGTFAEDTAQAYQFTREAQDDFAIASTKRAQKAITEGWFDAEVTPLSVKAGKSETIVSKDEQPLKAKLDKIASLKPAFREGGTVTAANSSSISDGGAALVLMRRSEADKRGCKPIAVIKGHATFSQAPAWFTTAPVGAMKTLLEKVNWQAKDVDLFEINEAFAVVTMCAMKDLDIPHDKVNVHGGACALGHPVGASGARIIVTLLAALQKYGLKKGVASLCIGGGEATAMALELAN, from the coding sequence ATGTCATCCGATCCCATCGTCATCGTAGGCAGCGCCAGGACCCCCATGGGCGGCTTTCAAGGCGACCTGAAGGACGTGACCGCCCCGCATCTGGGCGCGGCCGCCATCCGGGCCGCCGTGCAGCGGGCCGGGATTAAGCCCGAAGACGTCGAGGAAGTGATCATGGGCCTGTGCCTGTTCGCAGGACTGGGCCAAGCGCCGTCGCGCCAGGCGTCGCGCTTTGCAGGCCTGCCCGACAGTGCTGGCTGCACCACCATTTCCAAAATGTGCGGCTCGGCCATGAAGGCCACCATGCTGGCCAACGATCTGTTGATCGCCGGGACCAACAAGGTGATGGTGGCGGGCGGCATGGAAAGCATGACCAATGCGCCTTACATCCTGGAAAAGGCCCGCTCGGGCTATCGCATGGGTCATGGCAAAATCTATGACCACATGTTCCTGGACGGGCTTGAAGACGCCTATGACAAGGGCCGCCTGATGGGCACCTTCGCCGAGGACACCGCCCAGGCCTATCAATTCACCCGCGAAGCCCAGGACGATTTCGCCATCGCCTCGACCAAGCGCGCCCAGAAGGCGATCACGGAAGGCTGGTTCGACGCCGAAGTGACGCCGTTGAGCGTGAAGGCGGGCAAAAGCGAAACCATCGTCTCCAAGGACGAGCAGCCCCTGAAGGCCAAGCTGGACAAGATTGCCAGTTTAAAGCCCGCTTTCCGCGAAGGCGGCACGGTGACGGCGGCCAATTCATCGTCGATCTCGGACGGCGGCGCTGCGCTGGTTCTCATGCGCCGCAGCGAAGCGGACAAGCGCGGCTGCAAGCCGATTGCCGTCATCAAGGGCCACGCCACCTTTTCCCAGGCCCCGGCCTGGTTCACCACCGCCCCGGTCGGCGCCATGAAGACCCTGCTGGAAAAAGTGAACTGGCAGGCCAAGGATGTCGATCTGTTCGAAATCAACGAGGCCTTCGCCGTGGTGACCATGTGCGCCATGAAGGATCTCGACATTCCCCACGACAAGGTGAACGTGCATGGCGGCGCTTGCGCGCTTGGCCACCCGGTGGGCGCATCGGGCGCCAGAATCATCGTAACCCTGCTTGCCGCGCTTCAGAAATACGGCCTTAAGAAAGGCGTGGCGTCCTTGTGTATCGGCGGAGGTGAGGCCACCGCCATGGCTTTGGAGCTTGCAAACTGA
- a CDS encoding RidA family protein: MTRTLISSGSPFEEVMGYSRAVVDGNWIFVAGTSGFANGQIADDVVEQAETAFATIAAALAKAGATLDDAVRVVVYLTDVAYFEKVAPVLGKHLKVSKPANSTVIVAALVDPRMKVEIEITALKRG, from the coding sequence ATGACTCGTACCCTTATTTCCTCCGGCTCGCCCTTCGAAGAAGTCATGGGCTATTCGCGCGCCGTCGTCGACGGCAACTGGATCTTCGTGGCCGGCACGTCGGGTTTCGCCAACGGCCAGATCGCCGACGACGTGGTGGAACAAGCCGAAACCGCCTTTGCGACCATTGCGGCGGCCCTGGCCAAGGCGGGCGCCACGCTCGACGACGCGGTGCGTGTGGTTGTCTATCTGACCGACGTCGCCTATTTCGAGAAAGTGGCGCCGGTACTGGGCAAGCATCTCAAAGTCTCCAAGCCCGCCAACTCCACCGTCATCGTGGCCGCCCTGGTCGATCCCCGCATGAAAGTGGAGATCGAAATCACCGCGCTGAAACGGGGATAG
- a CDS encoding SDR family oxidoreductase, protein MPTVFITGSNRGLGLEFARQYAHAGWRVIATCRDPGCSAKLSGLPGVEIHALDVTDYGWIKVLADKLKDKPIDLMLCNAAQFGGDQEFGAVDVDDFAETLNVNVIAPMMLAQAFRPHVAASQGRVMAFLSSRMGSIADNASGGFYIYRASKAALNALVKSLSVDLESSGIVSLALHPGWVKTDMGGEAAPLSPGESISGLRKVLGQVTSQHSGKFLSYNGEEIPW, encoded by the coding sequence TTGCCAACGGTCTTCATCACGGGATCAAACCGGGGCTTGGGGCTTGAATTCGCCCGCCAGTACGCGCATGCGGGCTGGCGGGTGATCGCCACCTGCCGCGATCCCGGCTGTTCGGCCAAATTATCGGGCCTGCCCGGCGTCGAGATCCATGCGCTGGACGTCACCGATTACGGCTGGATCAAGGTGCTGGCCGACAAGCTGAAGGACAAGCCCATCGACCTGATGCTGTGCAACGCCGCCCAGTTTGGGGGCGATCAGGAATTCGGCGCGGTGGATGTCGATGACTTTGCAGAAACGCTGAATGTGAATGTCATAGCCCCCATGATGCTGGCCCAGGCCTTCAGGCCGCATGTGGCGGCCAGTCAGGGGCGCGTGATGGCCTTTCTGTCCAGCCGCATGGGATCGATCGCCGACAATGCGTCCGGGGGGTTTTACATTTACCGGGCGTCAAAAGCCGCCCTCAACGCCCTCGTAAAATCGCTGTCGGTCGATCTTGAATCTTCAGGTATCGTGTCCCTGGCCTTGCATCCGGGCTGGGTGAAAACCGACATGGGGGGAGAGGCGGCACCTCTTTCTCCTGGCGAAAGCATCAGCGGTCTGCGCAAAGTGCTCGGCCAAGTGACAAGCCAGCATTCCGGCAAGTTCCTAAGCTATAACGGCGAGGAGATTCCATGGTGA
- a CDS encoding carbonic anhydrase, protein MVSPTQIDRLIAGFKSFKATYYEQRPERFQSLVERGQNPRTLVIACSDSRADPAILTNSEPGELFVIRNVASLVPPYQPEGRMLGTSSAIEFAVRDLAVRHIVVLGHSNCGGIEALQRIAKGEEPQREFLANWVSIACEASNCKDKSVGDANEIGRQAVVVSLTNLKTFPWIAEPHAKKELSLHGWWFDMGKGALWAYNEFKGAFEVLA, encoded by the coding sequence ATGGTGAGCCCAACGCAGATCGACCGACTGATCGCCGGATTCAAGAGCTTCAAGGCCACCTATTACGAACAACGGCCCGAACGTTTCCAAAGTCTGGTCGAGCGTGGGCAGAATCCCAGAACCCTGGTCATCGCCTGTTCGGACTCGCGCGCCGATCCCGCCATTTTGACCAATTCGGAACCGGGCGAGTTGTTCGTCATCCGCAACGTAGCCAGCTTGGTCCCTCCCTATCAACCGGAAGGACGCATGCTGGGCACCAGCTCGGCCATCGAATTCGCAGTGCGCGACCTGGCCGTGCGCCATATCGTGGTGCTGGGCCATTCCAATTGCGGCGGCATCGAAGCGCTTCAGCGCATCGCCAAGGGCGAAGAACCGCAGCGCGAATTTCTGGCCAATTGGGTGTCGATCGCCTGCGAGGCGTCGAATTGCAAGGACAAGAGCGTCGGCGACGCCAACGAGATCGGCCGTCAGGCGGTCGTGGTGTCCTTGACCAATCTGAAGACCTTTCCCTGGATCGCCGAACCGCACGCCAAAAAGGAACTGTCCTTGCACGGCTGGTGGTTCGACATGGGCAAGGGGGCTTTGTGGGCCTACAACGAGTTCAAGGGAGCCTTCGAGGTTCTGGCATGA
- a CDS encoding acyl-CoA dehydrogenase family protein, with translation MKLSEQQNMIRDMARSFAQEKLAPFSASWDKESRYPAEAIAEMGALGLMGMLLPEAWGGAEADHVSYALALEEIAAGDASCSTIMSVHNSVGCMPIYKFGTEEQKKRFLPEMATGAKIGIFALTEPQAGSDAANLKTRAVKDGNSGYILNGTKQFITSGRNGQVMIAFAVTDPTAGKKGITAFIVPTDTPGYKVWRVEEKMGQHASDTCQVLFEDMRLPVDLRLGQEGEGYKIALSNLEGGRIGIASQSVGMAKAALETAIAYAKERTAFGKPIAQHQAVGFRLSNMATQIEAARHLVLEAARLRDEGLPCLKEASMAKLFASEMAERVVSDAIQTLGGYGYLSDFPLERLYRDARVTQIYEGTSDVQRMVIARALLEE, from the coding sequence ATGAAATTGTCCGAACAGCAAAACATGATCCGCGACATGGCGCGCAGTTTCGCGCAGGAGAAGCTGGCGCCTTTTTCGGCCAGCTGGGACAAGGAAAGCCGCTATCCCGCCGAAGCCATCGCCGAGATGGGAGCGCTTGGCCTGATGGGCATGCTGCTGCCCGAGGCGTGGGGCGGAGCCGAGGCCGATCACGTATCTTACGCCCTGGCGCTGGAAGAGATCGCGGCGGGCGACGCTTCTTGCTCCACCATCATGAGCGTCCATAATTCCGTGGGTTGCATGCCCATCTACAAATTCGGAACCGAAGAACAGAAGAAACGGTTTCTGCCCGAGATGGCGACCGGCGCAAAGATCGGCATTTTCGCGCTGACCGAGCCACAAGCTGGGTCGGACGCCGCCAACCTGAAGACCAGGGCCGTCAAGGACGGCAATTCCGGCTACATCCTAAACGGCACAAAGCAGTTCATCACGTCGGGTCGCAACGGCCAAGTGATGATCGCCTTCGCCGTCACCGACCCGACGGCGGGCAAGAAGGGAATCACCGCCTTTATCGTGCCCACCGACACACCGGGCTATAAAGTGTGGCGGGTCGAGGAGAAGATGGGCCAGCACGCATCGGACACTTGCCAAGTCTTGTTCGAAGATATGCGCCTGCCCGTGGATTTGCGCCTGGGCCAAGAGGGCGAGGGATACAAGATCGCGCTGTCCAACCTGGAAGGCGGGCGGATCGGCATCGCCTCGCAGTCGGTGGGCATGGCCAAGGCGGCGCTGGAAACCGCAATCGCCTACGCCAAGGAGCGCACCGCATTCGGCAAACCCATCGCCCAACACCAAGCCGTGGGTTTCCGGCTGTCCAACATGGCCACGCAGATCGAAGCGGCCAGGCATCTGGTGCTGGAAGCCGCCCGCCTGCGCGACGAGGGGCTGCCTTGCCTCAAGGAAGCCAGCATGGCCAAGCTGTTCGCCAGCGAAATGGCCGAGCGCGTGGTCTCGGACGCCATCCAGACCCTGGGCGGCTATGGATACCTTTCCGACTTTCCGCTCGAGCGCTTGTACCGCGACGCGCGGGTGACGCAGATTTACGAGGGCACCAGCGACGTCCAGCGCATGGTCATCGCCCGCGCTCTGCTGGAGGAATAA
- a CDS encoding 2-hydroxychromene-2-carboxylate isomerase, with translation MPGPIDFYFDFSSPYGYFARHGVEAFAARTGRAIVWKPIMIGAAFKASGNQPLMSQPLKGPYCVRDWARLSRLYNVPWTLPDPFPIAALAATRAFYWIEAEQGSALARNFAMAVFDAYFGKGIDISKPETVADLGQMHGIPRAQLLAAIEDASWKNKVREETDKAIGLGVFGSPFFIVDQEPFWGFDRIPMMEEWIRRKGW, from the coding sequence ATGCCGGGTCCCATCGATTTCTATTTCGACTTCTCCTCGCCCTATGGCTATTTCGCCCGCCATGGGGTTGAAGCGTTCGCCGCCAGGACGGGACGCGCCATCGTTTGGAAACCGATCATGATCGGGGCCGCCTTCAAGGCGTCGGGCAATCAGCCCCTGATGAGCCAGCCCTTGAAAGGGCCTTATTGCGTGCGCGACTGGGCCAGGCTGTCTCGCCTGTACAATGTGCCCTGGACCTTGCCCGATCCGTTTCCCATCGCGGCCCTGGCCGCCACGCGCGCCTTTTACTGGATCGAAGCGGAACAGGGATCGGCGCTGGCGCGCAATTTCGCCATGGCGGTTTTCGACGCCTATTTCGGCAAGGGCATCGACATTTCAAAACCCGAGACGGTGGCCGATCTCGGGCAGATGCACGGCATTCCCCGCGCCCAATTGCTGGCCGCCATCGAGGACGCAAGCTGGAAAAACAAGGTGCGCGAGGAGACCGACAAGGCGATTGGGCTGGGCGTTTTCGGATCGCCCTTCTTCATTGTGGACCAGGAGCCCTTCTGGGGCTTCGACCGCATTCCGATGATGGAAGAATGGATCAGGCGCAAAGGCTGGTAA
- a CDS encoding methylcrotonoyl-CoA carboxylase produces the protein MTVLKSALNPRDPEFKANLSAMQALSADLRAKVAEVKLGGGEGPRKKHLERGKLLPRERIRQLLDMGSPFLEFSQLAAYGMYDGTIAGGGIITGIGRIQGNECVIVANDATVKGGTYYPLTVKKHLRAQEIALENNLPCVYLVESGGANLPNQDGVFPDRDHFGRIFYNQANMSAARIPQIAVVLGSCTAGGAYVPAMSDEAVIVKNQGTIFLGGPPLVKAATGDVVTPEELGGADIHCRISGVADHYAEDDAHAMAIARRIMGTLNRGKQLSLRLREPAPPLYDPAEIGGIVPTDPKKPYDVREVIARLVDGSEFDEFKRLYGATLVCGFAHLMGYPVGIVANNGILFSESAQKGAHFVELCAQRGIPLLFLQNITGFMVGKRYEAGGIAKDGAKMVTAVACARVPRITMIMGGSFGAGNYAMCGRAYSPRFLWLWPNARVSVMGGEQAASVLAQVKRDGMEAKGQSWSKEEEESFRAPIREQYETQGHPYYASARLWDDGIIDPADSRMVLALSLSAALNAPIPPTQFGVFRM, from the coding sequence ATGACGGTACTGAAATCCGCCCTCAATCCTCGCGATCCGGAATTCAAGGCCAACCTGTCGGCCATGCAGGCCCTGTCCGCCGATCTGCGCGCCAAGGTCGCCGAGGTCAAGCTGGGCGGCGGCGAGGGACCGCGCAAAAAGCACCTGGAACGCGGCAAGCTGTTGCCCCGCGAGCGCATCCGCCAACTGCTGGATATGGGATCGCCCTTTCTGGAATTCTCGCAACTGGCCGCCTATGGGATGTATGATGGCACCATCGCGGGCGGCGGCATCATCACCGGCATCGGGCGCATCCAGGGCAATGAATGCGTCATCGTCGCCAACGACGCCACGGTCAAGGGCGGCACCTATTACCCGCTGACCGTGAAAAAGCATTTGCGCGCCCAGGAAATCGCGCTCGAGAACAATCTGCCTTGCGTCTATCTGGTCGAATCGGGCGGCGCCAACCTGCCCAATCAGGACGGCGTCTTTCCCGACCGCGACCACTTCGGACGCATCTTCTACAATCAAGCCAATATGAGCGCGGCGCGCATCCCCCAGATCGCCGTCGTGCTGGGCAGTTGCACGGCGGGCGGGGCCTATGTGCCCGCCATGAGCGACGAAGCGGTGATCGTGAAGAATCAGGGCACCATCTTTCTGGGCGGCCCGCCTTTGGTCAAGGCCGCCACCGGCGACGTGGTGACGCCCGAGGAACTGGGCGGCGCCGACATTCATTGCCGCATCTCGGGCGTTGCCGACCATTACGCCGAGGACGACGCGCACGCCATGGCCATCGCCAGGCGGATCATGGGAACGCTGAACCGCGGCAAGCAGCTTTCCTTGCGGCTGCGCGAACCCGCTCCGCCCCTCTACGATCCGGCCGAGATCGGCGGCATCGTTCCCACCGACCCCAAGAAGCCCTATGACGTCCGTGAAGTGATCGCCCGCTTGGTCGATGGGTCGGAATTCGACGAGTTCAAGCGCCTGTACGGCGCAACGCTGGTTTGCGGCTTCGCGCATCTGATGGGCTATCCGGTCGGCATTGTCGCCAACAACGGCATCTTGTTTTCGGAAAGCGCCCAAAAGGGCGCGCATTTCGTGGAATTGTGCGCCCAGCGCGGCATCCCCTTGCTGTTTTTGCAAAACATCACCGGCTTCATGGTGGGCAAGCGCTACGAAGCGGGCGGCATCGCCAAGGACGGCGCCAAGATGGTGACCGCCGTCGCCTGCGCGCGTGTGCCGCGCATCACCATGATCATGGGCGGCAGCTTCGGAGCGGGCAATTACGCCATGTGCGGACGCGCCTACAGCCCCCGTTTTTTGTGGCTGTGGCCCAATGCGCGGGTCTCGGTGATGGGCGGCGAACAGGCGGCCAGCGTGCTGGCGCAGGTGAAACGCGACGGCATGGAAGCCAAGGGACAAAGTTGGAGCAAGGAAGAGGAAGAGTCCTTCCGCGCCCCCATCCGCGAGCAGTACGAGACGCAGGGCCATCCCTATTACGCATCTGCCCGCTTATGGGATGACGGCATCATCGATCCCGCCGACTCACGCATGGTGCTGGCCCTGTCGCTGTCGGCGGCCTTGAACGCGCCCATTCCCCCCACCCAATTCGGCGTCTTTCGGATGTAG
- a CDS encoding enoyl-CoA hydratase/isomerase family protein: MSDTLLVSIQNGRADVTLNRPEIHNAFDEALIAELTELLTRLGRDDAVRAVVLSGSGKSFSAGGDLNWMKRFANYSFEQNVEDAKALALVMQTLDELPKPTIARVQGAAYGGGVGLVACCDIAVAVPSASFCLSEVKLGIIPAVISPYVIAAMGARAARRYFLTAERFDGVEAHRLGLVHELADNEEQLDKAVDRLVATLAANGPQAIASSKDLIRAVAQRPITQDVRLDTARRIAERRASAEGKEGVGAFLEKRKPTWQ; this comes from the coding sequence ATGAGCGATACTCTTCTTGTCAGCATCCAGAATGGCCGGGCCGACGTGACCTTGAATCGCCCGGAAATCCACAACGCCTTCGACGAGGCGCTGATCGCCGAGCTGACCGAACTGTTGACGCGCCTGGGCCGTGACGACGCCGTGCGCGCGGTGGTGCTGTCCGGTTCGGGCAAAAGTTTTTCGGCGGGCGGCGATCTGAACTGGATGAAGCGCTTTGCCAATTACTCGTTCGAGCAGAATGTCGAAGACGCCAAGGCGCTGGCCCTGGTCATGCAAACGCTGGACGAATTGCCCAAGCCCACCATCGCCCGCGTGCAGGGTGCGGCCTATGGCGGCGGGGTCGGGCTGGTGGCTTGCTGCGACATCGCCGTGGCCGTTCCTTCCGCCTCCTTTTGCCTGTCCGAGGTCAAGCTGGGCATCATTCCCGCCGTGATCTCGCCCTATGTCATCGCCGCCATGGGGGCCAGGGCCGCCAGGCGCTATTTCCTGACCGCCGAACGTTTCGACGGCGTCGAAGCTCACCGGCTGGGATTGGTGCATGAACTGGCCGACAACGAGGAACAATTGGACAAGGCGGTCGACAGGCTGGTCGCCACCCTGGCCGCCAACGGCCCCCAGGCCATCGCAAGTTCGAAGGATTTGATCCGCGCGGTGGCGCAGCGCCCCATCACGCAGGACGTGCGCCTGGACACGGCGCGCAGGATCGCCGAGCGTCGCGCCAGCGCCGAGGGAAAAGAAGGCGTCGGCGCCTTTCTCGAGAAACGAAAGCCAACATGGCAATGA
- a CDS encoding acetyl/propionyl/methylcrotonyl-CoA carboxylase subunit alpha — MRFDTLLIANRGEIATRIIRTARRMGLRSVAVYSDADKHALHVEMADMAVHIGPPPARESYLSVDAILQAARASGAQAIHPGYGFLSENADFAEAAIKAGLAFVGPTPHAMRAMGSKSESKRLMAKAGVPLVPGYHGTDQSNAAIEREAGRIGFPVLIKASAGGGGKGMRIVTQQSELEPAIASARREAKASFGDDTLLVEKYLSRPRHVEIQVFADMQGNAVYLFERDCSLQRRHQKVIEEAPAPGLDPALRARMGEAAVAAAKAVGYLGAGTVEFLLDEDGGFYFIEMNTRLQVEHPVTEMITGLDLVEWQLRVAMGEALPRNQSQLSINGHAFEARIYAEDPARDFLPATGRLLHWRPPVESPHVRVDSGVRAGDDIGIHYDPMLAKLIVWDEDRAKALARLQSALSDFEVAGLVTNLDFLSNVAAHPAFAETAVDTGFLDREQGALSSKPSQAPETILALAAIGVMLDRDEEAKAQAKLSCDPYSPWHSAIGWRMNDDNHHDLIFMDGEKDQKVTVHYRKQGWQIDLPSGASMAASAQRQDDGSLMADLDGYRLNARLVREGQHLILFAQGKAYHLDLFDPMSLAAGREAQGGSLTAPMPGKVTAVHVKPGDAVLLGQPLMILEAMKMEHTIKAPIDGVVASVHFAPGDQASDGDVLIAFVQEE, encoded by the coding sequence ATGCGCTTCGATACCCTCCTGATCGCCAACCGCGGCGAAATCGCCACACGAATCATCCGCACGGCAAGGCGCATGGGCCTTCGCTCGGTCGCCGTCTATTCCGACGCCGACAAACACGCCTTGCATGTCGAGATGGCCGACATGGCCGTGCATATTGGCCCGCCACCGGCGCGAGAAAGCTACCTGTCCGTCGACGCCATCTTGCAAGCGGCGCGCGCATCGGGCGCTCAAGCCATCCATCCCGGCTACGGATTTTTAAGCGAAAACGCCGACTTCGCCGAGGCCGCGATAAAGGCGGGGCTGGCATTCGTGGGTCCGACGCCGCACGCCATGCGCGCCATGGGGTCTAAATCGGAATCGAAGCGCCTGATGGCCAAGGCGGGCGTGCCTTTGGTGCCCGGCTATCATGGCACCGACCAAAGCAACGCCGCCATCGAGCGGGAAGCCGGGCGCATCGGCTTTCCCGTGCTGATCAAGGCCTCGGCCGGCGGCGGCGGCAAGGGCATGCGCATCGTGACCCAGCAAAGCGAACTTGAACCCGCCATCGCCTCGGCAAGGCGCGAGGCTAAGGCGTCTTTCGGCGACGATACGCTGCTGGTCGAAAAATATCTGTCCCGCCCGCGTCATGTCGAGATTCAGGTCTTCGCGGATATGCAGGGCAATGCCGTCTACCTGTTCGAGCGCGATTGCTCGCTGCAGCGCCGCCATCAAAAGGTGATCGAGGAAGCGCCCGCCCCCGGCCTTGATCCAGCGCTGCGCGCCCGCATGGGTGAGGCGGCAGTGGCGGCGGCCAAGGCCGTCGGCTATCTGGGCGCTGGAACGGTCGAGTTCCTGCTGGACGAAGACGGCGGCTTTTATTTCATCGAAATGAACACGCGCCTGCAGGTCGAACATCCGGTGACCGAGATGATCACCGGCCTTGATCTGGTGGAATGGCAATTGCGCGTCGCCATGGGCGAGGCCCTGCCCCGAAACCAAAGTCAGTTGTCGATCAATGGCCATGCCTTCGAGGCCCGCATCTATGCCGAAGATCCGGCGCGCGATTTTCTGCCCGCCACCGGCAGGCTGCTTCATTGGCGTCCGCCCGTCGAATCGCCCCATGTGCGGGTGGATAGCGGCGTGCGGGCTGGCGACGACATCGGCATCCATTACGATCCCATGCTGGCCAAGCTGATCGTCTGGGACGAAGACCGCGCCAAGGCCCTGGCACGCCTGCAATCGGCGCTGTCCGATTTCGAAGTGGCGGGGCTGGTCACCAATCTCGACTTTCTGTCCAATGTCGCCGCCCATCCGGCTTTCGCCGAAACAGCCGTCGATACCGGCTTTCTTGACCGCGAGCAGGGCGCCCTGTCGTCCAAGCCTTCGCAGGCCCCCGAGACCATCCTGGCCCTGGCCGCCATCGGCGTCATGCTGGACAGGGACGAAGAGGCCAAGGCGCAGGCCAAGCTGTCTTGCGATCCTTACTCGCCTTGGCATTCGGCCATCGGCTGGCGCATGAACGACGACAATCACCACGACCTCATTTTCATGGATGGCGAGAAGGACCAGAAGGTCACGGTGCATTACCGCAAACAGGGATGGCAGATCGACTTGCCGTCCGGCGCGTCCATGGCGGCGAGCGCCCAGCGCCAAGACGACGGCTCGCTGATGGCCGATCTGGACGGATATCGCCTTAACGCAAGGCTGGTGCGCGAGGGTCAACACCTGATCTTGTTTGCACAGGGCAAGGCCTATCATCTTGACCTGTTCGATCCCATGAGCCTGGCGGCGGGACGCGAAGCGCAAGGCGGCAGCCTGACCGCTCCCATGCCCGGCAAGGTCACCGCCGTGCATGTCAAACCCGGCGACGCCGTCCTGCTGGGCCAGCCTTTGATGATTCTGGAAGCGATGAAGATGGAGCACACCATCAAGGCGCCCATCGACGGCGTTGTGGCGTCCGTGCATTTCGCGCCCGGCGATCAGGCCAGCGACGGCGACGTGCTGATCGCATTCGTGCAAGAGGAATGA